The DNA region CACTCTACGGTCAGCGCGGCCGCGGCGGAGATCCTGAAGCGCTTCACCGGAAGCGATGATTTCGGGTACACGGTCGACCTCATGGCCGGCTCGATGACCGAGCCGGGCCACGAGGTGCCGGTGACGCTCGAGTTTCCCACCTTCACCTTCACCGCCGAGGCGGCCGGCATTTCCCGGCTCTATGGCGGCTATCACATCCAGGCCGACAATATCGAAGGCCTCGCCATGGGCCGCCGCGTGGCGGAACACGGCTGGCCGGTCGTGCAGAGCTATTTCGACGGCACGGCCGTCATCGAGTCCCCGGCACGCCTCGGCGAGTGAACTTCCCGCCAACCGTTTCTTTACGGCGCCGGGTTAGGGTGTCGCCATGACACGCCTCTTCGCCCTCCTCGCCCTAGCGGGCGCGCTGTCGACCGCCCCGGCCTTCGCCGGCGGCGAGTCGGCCCCGTCCGCCCCGGCGCCCGAGCCGGAAGCGCGCGGCGGCCGGGCGATCACGCACGTTGAGAGCTATGTCTCGCTCGAGCCCATCCTCGCCGCGGTGCAGGCCGACATGCGCCTGCGCGGCGTGATGCATATCGAGCTCGGGCTCGACGTGCCCGATGCGCGCCTGCGCCGGGAGGTGGAGGCGGCCATGCCCTACCTGCGCAACGCCTACA from Marinicauda algicola includes:
- a CDS encoding Tat pathway signal protein, giving the protein MTRLFALLALAGALSTAPAFAGGESAPSAPAPEPEARGGRAITHVESYVSLEPILAAVQADMRLRGVMHIELGLDVPDARLRREVEAAMPYLRNAYNSTIAVYTGVHYRFGEVPDADTIARMLQNATDETLGREGAQVLLGMVMVNGR